Genomic DNA from Stigmatopora nigra isolate UIUO_SnigA chromosome 17, RoL_Snig_1.1, whole genome shotgun sequence:
TTATAAAAtccaattaatattttttgctgttatatatttttttcttgctcccACATCACGACTTATCCTCAAAAACTCCAACAATGTTATGGCAGATGGATCAGCTACAGGTTTTCATTACAGTCTTATTGCCATTAAACATCTTTCAAACTAGAAAGtaacaaaataatatatcaCTCCTATttgagcttgttttttgtcatatAAGTCAGCTGTGTTTGCCTTTTTAACACCAGCTATATTGCTGTGATCTTAGCCCACAGCTGCTATTGCATAACAGTAATCTTTACAAGACCGTCCCGTTTCCATGGAAACATGTTGCATCTCCATAGCGATGACACTCTCAACTGGGTCTGGAGGTATGCCATGTCCCCCCCACCCAGCTCCAGCCCACGTTTCCGAAGCGGGATGATGAGTTGTGAGATGACACATCCTGCCTGTAGCGTGGGTGGGAGAAAGCTTCCTTTATATTCTGATAGGGCAGTTGCATACAGTATATATTAGGGATTTTTCTCCATCCATTCTACTGgactattactactaataatactattGCTGAGAAGGATAATCCAAATGTTTTAGATTTCCATAAACAGGGGTACTGCCTTTTATTCCAGCATGTTGTGTATGACACAGCATATTTCCGATGGGCTGTCATGACGTAGCATCACTTAATTTGTAGCAGATGTAggaatttttttaatctctccAAATTGGCAGATACGCAACTTTCTGTCATGGGTTGACCTGAGTTGAAATACAAATCATGTCGTGGGAATAGTAAGTTGCCTCCCATTAGATACATTAGAGACAttgaatgtaataaaaaaaatggccagtcTTCTGTTGACATTAAATGAGtgagtcatgaaaaaaaaataggattattTTGGTCTAGGGAAGCTTTGTCATGGATCATTTTGTATTATTGATCCTCTGCTGTCTGACCAAGCTCATTACCCTTGCATGCTTGCACAATCTGAGTACTCAGTCAAAAACCAACCAGATCTTTTGGATTCTTTTCATTTACCCTtagaatcatttaaaaaatcttacaAATAAAGTAAAATTCTACAAATTTACCACATTGCTACTCGTCCATTGTTTGTACGACTTgtaataaatacaatatttgtCTTTCATCCTTACAGGAGGCAAGGCAAGGATGAACGGGGACTCAGGTGCCGGCGTGGTGACAGCCCACCCTCCCGCCACAGCCCCACACAAAGAGCGCTACTTTGACCGGGGCATGGATGAGAACAGCCCCGAGTACCTGCGCGAGAGGAACATGGCGCCCGCCCTGCGCCAGGACTTTAACATGATGGAGCAGAAGAAAAGGGTCTCCATGATCTTGCAAAGTCCGGTCTGTAGAAGATTAATATTACTATTTCCAAAATGTACATAGATAGCTTTCAATACAGTGTCAAAATTGCAATGCAAATGATTATGgtttataaatatatagtatgtaACGAGGTAAAATATTTCATCTTGACATTAAGCATTGCTGTGATGGCAGAATAAAGTATTTCCAATGGTTTCACTTTTTAGGTGTTCTGCGATGAGCTGGAATCCATGATCCAAGATCAGCTTAAGAAGGGCAAGACCCCCACCAGCTTGTTGGCACTTCAGCAGATTGCTGACTTTATGACCACAAGCTTGCCTTCCATGTATCCAGCTGCACCGCAGGGGGGCATGGCAGCTCTCAACATAAGTAAATCTGGATTTTCTAACTTTAATTCTTTGCCCTTTTTACAAATATATCATTTGCATTGCATGGCCCTATTTGTGCCAGGTTTGGGTATGGTGACTCCAGTGAACGATTTGCGTGGTTCGGATTCCATCTCTTATGACAAAGGCGAGAAGCTGCTCAGATGCAAGCTTGCTGCCTTCTACCGGCTCACCGACCTGCTTGGCTGGTCGCAACTCATCTACAACCATCTCACAGTAAGATAATTTCAAGCAAAATGTCAAGAAGAATGAGTCTAATATACGTAATAGGACTTACTTATTCCCTTTGTTTCAGGTAAGAGTGAGCTTAGACGAAGAACGTTTCCTGATCGTCCCTTTTGGGCTCCTCTACAGTGAGGTTACTGCATCAAGTTTGGTGAGTGCATATGGCTGCTTctgcttcccccccccccccatatgtTAAATTTTATGTCCTTTAGGTCAAGGTTGATCTCTCGGGTGACATTGTGGATCGGGGAAGCACCAACCTCGGCATCAACGGAGCTGGCTTCAACCTACACTCTGCCATCTATTCTGCACGGCCAGATGTGAAATGCATTGTCCATGTACACACAGCTGCAGGCGCAGCAGTAAGTCAGAAATCAACATAGAacagatgtttatttttgggttTGCAACCTGATGCTgtacaaaaattattttttttattcctgccATCAAGCTTTTGATATTCTAGACAGTTTAACATAAGACCCCTATTTAAATCCAATTCCAGGTTTCGGCTATGAAATGTGGACTGCTACCCATCTCCCCTGAGGCGCTTGCCCTTGGTGAGGTGACCTATCATGACTACAAAGGTATAGTTGTGAATGAGGAGGAACGTACTATCATCCAGAAGAATTTGGGGAAAACCTCCAAGGTACCGTCTCAAATTGTGTGCACTGTAAATCTGTGTTATTCTTTAGGTTTCATTTTTATACACATTCCTTGTCCTTAATGTTATTTCAGGTGCTCATCTTGAGGAATCATGGTTTGGTGTGTGTGGGCGAAACCGTGGAGGAAGCTTTCTATTATATTCATAACTTAGTCAACGCCTGTGAGATTCAGGTGagtttttttaacttaatggATTGTTACGTGttatattttcctctttttattttaaacagtgGCGTTTACTAttaattttggatcatttcaagttATGTCATATCTACAtcatgattttttatttattgtttttccacCCAGGTGCGAACGCTGGCCAGCGCTGGAGGCCCAGATAACTTGGTGATGCTAGACCCAGGCAAGTACAAGTCCCGTCCTCGCGTTCCCGAGCCTACTGGCGATGTGTCCTCGTCCCAACCCAAGTGGTTAGTAGGGGAACAAGAGTTTGAGTCTCTCATGCGAATGCTCGACAACCTGGTAAGTAAACATAAGACTtagttgttttgatttttacaGGATAATCACGTTCTCACTATTGTTTGTTCCCCATTAGGGCTATAGGACCGGTTACCCATACCGTTGTCCTGCATTGAGAGACAAAGGTAAAAAGTACAGTGACGTGGAGAACGTTCACTCCGCTGGTTACTCGTACGGCGAGGACAGCGACTCGGGCGCACGCTCCCCAATGAAACACAGCTTCCAGCGCGGTCAGCGCGACAAGACCCGCTGGCTCAATGCCGCCGGTCGGCCCGACGAGCCGGGGGAAGACGGGCCCGATGGTAGCAGTCCCAAGTCGAAGGCTAAGGTGTGGACGAATATAACACACGATCACGTCAAACCGTTGCTGCAGTCGCTCTCGTCTGGTGTCTGCGTGCCAAGCTGTATAACCAACTGCTTGGTCTGTGCCTACCTTATTGTTCATAGTATTacctatgtgtgtgtataagtaaCTATGTCGCTGAGGTAGCTGGTCACTGTGGAAAGGTCTGTTTGCTTAttgcaaactaaaaaaatggtcTCACAGAGAtagaataatatttttattagaaAAGAGAAATAGATCCATTTAAGGTTCACCTTTTTCCAgatatttgtttaaatcataATACTGGATACTGGGAGAACTCATTTTACAATTAGTTTTTTCCATTTAGGTCACTATATACAGACTTGGacacaatgttttgttttagggAGGATTTTGGTGATGTTAAAAGAAGACGTGTAGTCCATTTGAACTGGTAGAGCGAGCATTGAATGAACATTTGTTCTATGAGCTTTCTAGCTATCTGAAATCAATTTGCATCTTAGCAGTGAGTCTTATTGTTCTCCTCACAGTCCTTGAATGCATCACGATTACTGACCAGCTGCCCCACTTGCATGTCCCACTGCATGTGTGGGTagttaaatgttgttttagtgGTGTTATTGTTTGTTGAGGTTATTTTTCCCAGAGGAGCGAGAAGCAGGTGGGCCTCACCGCTCTACTAGAgtaaatagtttgcaaaaagaaaaaagaaaacaggcgaatgcactttttctttttgaaatatGCAGCTTGAATTTATTATTTGCtcatttggagagaaaaaaagaggaaaattgcTATTGCTTATTGAGTTTCTTATACTAATCTTTAAAACTGCATGATTGGCAGCTGAGAAAACATTAATCTGACCTGACCttttataaaaatgaattatgtCCTGTTGGAAAATTAGGAGATGTTGTGTTGTGAGGCTCTTCCTCAGTGAGTATATAACATGTCTAAGTGTCCATCTTCATGCTATATCCAACTTCCTTCCCCATTCAACTCAAATACTTTACAAAGTCATGCTTTCGGCAGTCTCAATTTTTAATAAGAACTCATTCCTGcatgaaaattgattttttttgccccttATCTTGTTCTTCATTCTTCCCTCTTTTGCTGAAATTGATTGTTTCAGTCGAATCATGCTGTGCATTACCAGGTTATTCACGCTAACTGGGTGGAACATATAGCAAGCAACCAAGATTCAACTTTAATGATTAAGAACAGTATTAAATAATTGTATCAAAATCAAGATTACAGATACTGGTGCTGGGTTAATAGAAACATAAtacaatgaaatattaaaacgCACATTTTCGGTTCAAAACAAAGGGAGAGCAAAAATATAGAacaagaaacacacacaaatatgtaACTGATTTCACATATAATTCCTGTAGGGAAAAGTTTGACATTCATTTGCCTTGTAGATGGAAATTAATTGGGTATAGTTATTATGTGGGGGGGAAATGGTAATTTCCCTTTcaaagtgggatttttttcccttaactCATTTGTCCCATGTTGATGTTGTTCTTTAATCGTCCTTGAAAATGGTGATGTCAGCTGACCTCTCACTACCCACACTATTCGCTTCCTAAGCATCATCATTGGTCACGCCTGCTACTCTATTCCtctcttcatcctcatcctgGGATTTTgacactgctgttttttttctttagatatacttttcattttgatttcGTTCAAAATATCAATGATGAAGGAAGACAGCTTCATGCAAATTATAAAACACACATTTAGGTCAATTTATggtcttttattttaatttagttcCAAATGTCACTGGTTTAAGTATCCCCACTTCACTACAAATGTGTAGAAaagtagctaaaaaaaaataggtacaTACTCTTTATAGTAACATTTAATGTATTATAAATTTAAATTATAATCCAATCGTGTTTAACTGTAAGGCggaacaaaaaatactttttcatcaTTGACTTAGTAATTCAAATCCTTTTTATGTCAacccatttttcagttttttcggTTTAGCATGGTTCTCTTAGTTATGTTAAACCCTGCATAaaataagtttgtt
This window encodes:
- the add1 gene encoding alpha-adducin isoform X10 encodes the protein MNGDSGAGVVTAHPPATAPHKERYFDRGMDENSPEYLRERNMAPALRQDFNMMEQKKRVSMILQSPVFCDELESMIQDQLKKGKTPTSLLALQQIADFMTTSLPSMYPAAPQGGMAALNISLGMVTPVNDLRGSDSISYDKGEKLLRCKLAAFYRLTDLLGWSQLIYNHLTVRVSLDEERFLIVPFGLLYSEVTASSLVKVDLSGDIVDRGSTNLGINGAGFNLHSAIYSARPDVKCIVHVHTAAGAAVSAMKCGLLPISPEALALGEVTYHDYKGIVVNEEERTIIQKNLGKTSKVLILRNHGLVCVGETVEEAFYYIHNLVNACEIQVRTLASAGGPDNLVMLDPGKYKSRPRVPEPTGDVSSSQPKWLVGEQEFESLMRMLDNLGYRTGYPYRCPALRDKGKKYSDVENVHSAGYSYGEDSDSGARSPMKHSFQRGQRDKTRWLNAAGRPDEPGEDGPDGSSPKSKAKVWTNITHDHVKPLLQSLSSGVCVPSCITNCLWTKEEGMRQAAVANQFIPLNTNPKEVLEMRNKIREQNLQDIKTAGPQSQVLCAGSVVERNFQQGELVTASKAIIEKEYQPKVIVSKQGPNPFNKFTDQELDEYRREVELKQKGPEDQEQIAEPEEEAKDPKATSTPPSTPVRADEETLPEPTFKDDSDAATMKQTLPDLTPDDPSDAPALSVEESEADPTPAAAEPADDGEETIATGEETAAAEREGDESPSKSPSKKKKKFRTPSFLKKNKKKPES
- the add1 gene encoding alpha-adducin isoform X5, whose translation is MNGDSGAGVVTAHPPATAPHKERYFDRGMDENSPEYLRERNMAPALRQDFNMMEQKKRVSMILQSPVFCDELESMIQDQLKKGKTPTSLLALQQIADFMTTSLPSMYPAAPQGGMAALNISLGMVTPVNDLRGSDSISYDKGEKLLRCKLAAFYRLTDLLGWSQLIYNHLTVRVSLDEERFLIVPFGLLYSEVTASSLVKVDLSGDIVDRGSTNLGINGAGFNLHSAIYSARPDVKCIVHVHTAAGAAVSAMKCGLLPISPEALALGEVTYHDYKGIVVNEEERTIIQKNLGKTSKVLILRNHGLVCVGETVEEAFYYIHNLVNACEIQVRTLASAGGPDNLVMLDPGKYKSRPRVPEPTGDVSSSQPKWLVGEQEFESLMRMLDNLGYRTGYPYRCPALRDKGKKYSDVENVHSAGYSYGEDSDSGARSPMKHSFQRGQRDKTRWLNAAGRPDEPGEDGPDGSSPKSKAKWTKEEGMRQAAVANQFIPLNTNPKEVLEMRNKIREQNLQDIKTAGPQSQVLCAGSVVERNFQQDAPLSDCTDTIDGLDASEGSYSPARSIRKGELVTASKAIIEKEYQPKVIVSKQGPNPFNKFTDQELDEYRREVELKQKGPEVQEQDCKAELSSKLESLSMVEAPDSLPVPSGTGTGSTSEQGPPPFSLPDEVHPDSPHKEFHCAVLRALSKEPPEAKQAEDQEQIAEPEEEAKDPKATSTPPSTPVRADEETLPEPTFKDDSDAATMKQTLPDLTPDDPSDAPALSVEESEADPTPAAAEPADDGEETIATGEETAAAEREGDESPSKSPSKKKKKFRTPSFLKKNKKKPES
- the add1 gene encoding alpha-adducin isoform X14, with the protein product MNGDSGAGVVTAHPPATAPHKERYFDRGMDENSPEYLRERNMAPALRQDFNMMEQKKRVSMILQSPVFCDELESMIQDQLKKGKTPTSLLALQQIADFMTTSLPSMYPAAPQGGMAALNISLGMVTPVNDLRGSDSISYDKGEKLLRCKLAAFYRLTDLLGWSQLIYNHLTVRVSLDEERFLIVPFGLLYSEVTASSLVKVDLSGDIVDRGSTNLGINGAGFNLHSAIYSARPDVKCIVHVHTAAGAAVSAMKCGLLPISPEALALGEVTYHDYKGIVVNEEERTIIQKNLGKTSKVLILRNHGLVCVGETVEEAFYYIHNLVNACEIQVRTLASAGGPDNLVMLDPGKYKSRPRVPEPTGDVSSSQPKWLVGEQEFESLMRMLDNLGYRTGYPYRCPALRDKGKKYSDVENVHSAGYSYGEDSDSGARSPMKHSFQRGQRDKTRWLNAAGRPDEPGEDGPDGSSPKSKAKVWTNITHDHVKPLLQSLSSGVCVPSCITNCLWTKEEGMRQAAVANQFIPLNTNPKEVLEMRNKIREQNLQDIKTAGPQSQVLCAGSVVERNFQQGELVTASKAIIEKEYQPKVIVSKQGPNPFNKFTDQELDEYRREVELKQKGPEVQEQDCKAELSSKLESLSMVEAPDSLPVPSGTGTGSTSEQGPPPFSLPDEVHPDSPHKEFHCAVLRALSKEPPEAKQAEDQEQIAEPEEEAKDPKATSTPPSTPVRADEGDGNAKEYLLP
- the add1 gene encoding alpha-adducin isoform X15, which translates into the protein MNGDSGAGVVTAHPPATAPHKERYFDRGMDENSPEYLRERNMAPALRQDFNMMEQKKRVSMILQSPVFCDELESMIQDQLKKGKTPTSLLALQQIADFMTTSLPSMYPAAPQGGMAALNISLGMVTPVNDLRGSDSISYDKGEKLLRCKLAAFYRLTDLLGWSQLIYNHLTVRVSLDEERFLIVPFGLLYSEVTASSLVKVDLSGDIVDRGSTNLGINGAGFNLHSAIYSARPDVKCIVHVHTAAGAAVSAMKCGLLPISPEALALGEVTYHDYKGIVVNEEERTIIQKNLGKTSKVLILRNHGLVCVGETVEEAFYYIHNLVNACEIQVRTLASAGGPDNLVMLDPGKYKSRPRVPEPTGDVSSSQPKWLVGEQEFESLMRMLDNLGYRTGYPYRCPALRDKGKKYSDVENVHSAGYSYGEDSDSGARSPMKHSFQRGQRDKTRWLNAAGRPDEPGEDGPDGSSPKSKAKWTKEEGMRQAAVANQFIPLNTNPKEVLEMRNKIREQNLQDIKTAGPQSQVLCAGSVVERNFQQDAPLSDCTDTIDGLDASEGSYSPARSIRKGELVTASKAIIEKEYQPKVIVSKQGPNPFNKFTDQELDEYRREVELKQKGPEVQEQDCKAELSSKLESLSMVEAPDSLPVPSGTGTGSTSEQGPPPFSLPDEVHPDSPHKEFHCAVLRALSKEPPEAKQAEDQEQIAEPEEEAKDPKATSTPPSTPVRADEGDGNAKEYLLP
- the add1 gene encoding alpha-adducin isoform X7 encodes the protein MNGDSGAGVVTAHPPATAPHKERYFDRGMDENSPEYLRERNMAPALRQDFNMMEQKKRVSMILQSPVFCDELESMIQDQLKKGKTPTSLLALQQIADFMTTSLPSMYPAAPQGGMAALNISLGMVTPVNDLRGSDSISYDKGEKLLRCKLAAFYRLTDLLGWSQLIYNHLTVRVSLDEERFLIVPFGLLYSEVTASSLVKVDLSGDIVDRGSTNLGINGAGFNLHSAIYSARPDVKCIVHVHTAAGAAVSAMKCGLLPISPEALALGEVTYHDYKGIVVNEEERTIIQKNLGKTSKVLILRNHGLVCVGETVEEAFYYIHNLVNACEIQVRTLASAGGPDNLVMLDPGKYKSRPRVPEPTGDVSSSQPKWLVGEQEFESLMRMLDNLGYRTGYPYRCPALRDKGKKYSDVENVHSAGYSYGEDSDSGARSPMKHSFQRGQRDKTRWLNAAGRPDEPGEDGPDGSSPKSKAKWTKEEGMRQAAVANQFIPLNTNPKEVLEMRNKIREQNLQDIKTAGPQSQVLCAGSVVERNFQQGELVTASKAIIEKEYQPKVIVSKQGPNPFNKFTDQELDEYRREVELKQKGPEVQEQDCKAELSSKLESLSMVEAPDSLPVPSGTGTGSTSEQGPPPFSLPDEVHPDSPHKEFHCAVLRALSKEPPEAKQAEDQEQIAEPEEEAKDPKATSTPPSTPVRADEETLPEPTFKDDSDAATMKQTLPDLTPDDPSDAPALSVEESEADPTPAAAEPADDGEETIATGEETAAAEREGDESPSKSPSKKKKKFRTPSFLKKNKKKPES
- the add1 gene encoding alpha-adducin isoform X9, which encodes MNGDSGAGVVTAHPPATAPHKERYFDRGMDENSPEYLRERNMAPALRQDFNMMEQKKRVSMILQSPVFCDELESMIQDQLKKGKTPTSLLALQQIADFMTTSLPSMYPAAPQGGMAALNISKSGFSNFNSLPFLQIYHLHCMALFVPGLGMVTPVNDLRGSDSISYDKGEKLLRCKLAAFYRLTDLLGWSQLIYNHLTVRVSLDEERFLIVPFGLLYSEVTASSLVKVDLSGDIVDRGSTNLGINGAGFNLHSAIYSARPDVKCIVHVHTAAGAAVSAMKCGLLPISPEALALGEVTYHDYKGIVVNEEERTIIQKNLGKTSKVLILRNHGLVCVGETVEEAFYYIHNLVNACEIQVRTLASAGGPDNLVMLDPGKYKSRPRVPEPTGDVSSSQPKWLVGEQEFESLMRMLDNLGYRTGYPYRCPALRDKGKKYSDVENVHSAGYSYGEDSDSGARSPMKHSFQRGQRDKTRWLNAAGRPDEPGEDGPDGSSPKSKAKVWTNITHDHVKPLLQSLSSGVCVPSCITNCLWTKEEGMRQAAVANQFIPLNTNPKEVLEMRNKIREQNLQDIKTAGPQSQVLCAGSVVERNFQQDAPLSDCTDTIDGLDASEGSYSPARSIRKGELVTASKAIIEKEYQPKVIVSKQGPNPFNKFTDQELDEYRREVELKQKGPEVQEQDCKAELSSKLESLSMVEAPDSLPVPSGTGTGSTSEQGPPPFSLPDEVHPDSPHKEFHCAVLRALSKEPPEAKQAEDQEQIAEPEEEAKDPKATSTPPSTPVRADEGDGNAKEYLLP
- the add1 gene encoding alpha-adducin isoform X4, which codes for MNGDSGAGVVTAHPPATAPHKERYFDRGMDENSPEYLRERNMAPALRQDFNMMEQKKRVSMILQSPVFCDELESMIQDQLKKGKTPTSLLALQQIADFMTTSLPSMYPAAPQGGMAALNISLGMVTPVNDLRGSDSISYDKGEKLLRCKLAAFYRLTDLLGWSQLIYNHLTVRVSLDEERFLIVPFGLLYSEVTASSLVKVDLSGDIVDRGSTNLGINGAGFNLHSAIYSARPDVKCIVHVHTAAGAAVSAMKCGLLPISPEALALGEVTYHDYKGIVVNEEERTIIQKNLGKTSKVLILRNHGLVCVGETVEEAFYYIHNLVNACEIQVRTLASAGGPDNLVMLDPGKYKSRPRVPEPTGDVSSSQPKWLVGEQEFESLMRMLDNLGYRTGYPYRCPALRDKGKKYSDVENVHSAGYSYGEDSDSGARSPMKHSFQRGQRDKTRWLNAAGRPDEPGEDGPDGSSPKSKAKVWTNITHDHVKPLLQSLSSGVCVPSCITNCLWTKEEGMRQAAVANQFIPLNTNPKEVLEMRNKIREQNLQDIKTAGPQSQVLCAGSVVERNFQQGELVTASKAIIEKEYQPKVIVSKQGPNPFNKFTDQELDEYRREVELKQKGPEVQEQDCKAELSSKLESLSMVEAPDSLPVPSGTGTGSTSEQGPPPFSLPDEVHPDSPHKEFHCAVLRALSKEPPEAKQAEDQEQIAEPEEEAKDPKATSTPPSTPVRADEETLPEPTFKDDSDAATMKQTLPDLTPDDPSDAPALSVEESEADPTPAAAEPADDGEETIATGEETAAAEREGDESPSKSPSKKKKKFRTPSFLKKNKKKPES
- the add1 gene encoding alpha-adducin isoform X11, with protein sequence MNGDSGAGVVTAHPPATAPHKERYFDRGMDENSPEYLRERNMAPALRQDFNMMEQKKRVSMILQSPVFCDELESMIQDQLKKGKTPTSLLALQQIADFMTTSLPSMYPAAPQGGMAALNISKSGFSNFNSLPFLQIYHLHCMALFVPGLGMVTPVNDLRGSDSISYDKGEKLLRCKLAAFYRLTDLLGWSQLIYNHLTVRVSLDEERFLIVPFGLLYSEVTASSLVKVDLSGDIVDRGSTNLGINGAGFNLHSAIYSARPDVKCIVHVHTAAGAAVSAMKCGLLPISPEALALGEVTYHDYKGIVVNEEERTIIQKNLGKTSKVLILRNHGLVCVGETVEEAFYYIHNLVNACEIQVRTLASAGGPDNLVMLDPGKYKSRPRVPEPTGDVSSSQPKWLVGEQEFESLMRMLDNLGYRTGYPYRCPALRDKGKKYSDVENVHSAGYSYGEDSDSGARSPMKHSFQRGQRDKTRWLNAAGRPDEPGEDGPDGSSPKSKAKVWTNITHDHVKPLLQSLSSGVCVPSCITNCLWTKEEGMRQAAVANQFIPLNTNPKEVLEMRNKIREQNLQDIKTAGPQSQVLCAGSVVERNFQQDAPLSDCTDTIDGLDASEGSYSPARSIRKGELVTASKAIIEKEYQPKVIVSKQGPNPFNKFTDQELDEYRREVELKQKGPEDQEQIAEPEEEAKDPKATSTPPSTPVRADEGDGNAKEYLLP
- the add1 gene encoding alpha-adducin isoform X13, giving the protein MNGDSGAGVVTAHPPATAPHKERYFDRGMDENSPEYLRERNMAPALRQDFNMMEQKKRVSMILQSPVFCDELESMIQDQLKKGKTPTSLLALQQIADFMTTSLPSMYPAAPQGGMAALNISLGMVTPVNDLRGSDSISYDKGEKLLRCKLAAFYRLTDLLGWSQLIYNHLTVRVSLDEERFLIVPFGLLYSEVTASSLVKVDLSGDIVDRGSTNLGINGAGFNLHSAIYSARPDVKCIVHVHTAAGAAVSAMKCGLLPISPEALALGEVTYHDYKGIVVNEEERTIIQKNLGKTSKVLILRNHGLVCVGETVEEAFYYIHNLVNACEIQVRTLASAGGPDNLVMLDPGKYKSRPRVPEPTGDVSSSQPKWLVGEQEFESLMRMLDNLGYRTGYPYRCPALRDKGKKYSDVENVHSAGYSYGEDSDSGARSPMKHSFQRGQRDKTRWLNAAGRPDEPGEDGPDGSSPKSKAKVWTNITHDHVKPLLQSLSSGVCVPSCITNCLWTKEEGMRQAAVANQFIPLNTNPKEVLEMRNKIREQNLQDIKTAGPQSQVLCAGSVVERNFQQDAPLSDCTDTIDGLDASEGSYSPARSIRKGELVTASKAIIEKEYQPKVIVSKQGPNPFNKFTDQELDEYRREVELKQKGPEVQEQDCKAELSSKLESLSMVEAPDSLPVPSGTGTGSTSEQGPPPFSLPDEVHPDSPHKEFHCAVLRALSKEPPEAKQAEDQEQIAEPEEEAKDPKATSTPPSTPVRADEGDGNAKEYLLP
- the add1 gene encoding alpha-adducin isoform X16, which codes for MNGDSGAGVVTAHPPATAPHKERYFDRGMDENSPEYLRERNMAPALRQDFNMMEQKKRVSMILQSPVFCDELESMIQDQLKKGKTPTSLLALQQIADFMTTSLPSMYPAAPQGGMAALNISLGMVTPVNDLRGSDSISYDKGEKLLRCKLAAFYRLTDLLGWSQLIYNHLTVRVSLDEERFLIVPFGLLYSEVTASSLVKVDLSGDIVDRGSTNLGINGAGFNLHSAIYSARPDVKCIVHVHTAAGAAVSAMKCGLLPISPEALALGEVTYHDYKGIVVNEEERTIIQKNLGKTSKVLILRNHGLVCVGETVEEAFYYIHNLVNACEIQVRTLASAGGPDNLVMLDPGKYKSRPRVPEPTGDVSSSQPKWLVGEQEFESLMRMLDNLGYRTGYPYRCPALRDKGKKYSDVENVHSAGYSYGEDSDSGARSPMKHSFQRGQRDKTRWLNAAGRPDEPGEDGPDGSSPKSKAKWTKEEGMRQAAVANQFIPLNTNPKEVLEMRNKIREQNLQDIKTAGPQSQVLCAGSVVERNFQQGELVTASKAIIEKEYQPKVIVSKQGPNPFNKFTDQELDEYRREVELKQKGPEVQEQDCKAELSSKLESLSMVEAPDSLPVPSGTGTGSTSEQGPPPFSLPDEVHPDSPHKEFHCAVLRALSKEPPEAKQAEDQEQIAEPEEEAKDPKATSTPPSTPVRADEGDGNAKEYLLP
- the add1 gene encoding alpha-adducin isoform X3, which translates into the protein MNGDSGAGVVTAHPPATAPHKERYFDRGMDENSPEYLRERNMAPALRQDFNMMEQKKRVSMILQSPVFCDELESMIQDQLKKGKTPTSLLALQQIADFMTTSLPSMYPAAPQGGMAALNISKSGFSNFNSLPFLQIYHLHCMALFVPGLGMVTPVNDLRGSDSISYDKGEKLLRCKLAAFYRLTDLLGWSQLIYNHLTVRVSLDEERFLIVPFGLLYSEVTASSLVKVDLSGDIVDRGSTNLGINGAGFNLHSAIYSARPDVKCIVHVHTAAGAAVSAMKCGLLPISPEALALGEVTYHDYKGIVVNEEERTIIQKNLGKTSKVLILRNHGLVCVGETVEEAFYYIHNLVNACEIQVRTLASAGGPDNLVMLDPGKYKSRPRVPEPTGDVSSSQPKWLVGEQEFESLMRMLDNLGYRTGYPYRCPALRDKGKKYSDVENVHSAGYSYGEDSDSGARSPMKHSFQRGQRDKTRWLNAAGRPDEPGEDGPDGSSPKSKAKWTKEEGMRQAAVANQFIPLNTNPKEVLEMRNKIREQNLQDIKTAGPQSQVLCAGSVVERNFQQDAPLSDCTDTIDGLDASEGSYSPARSIRKGELVTASKAIIEKEYQPKVIVSKQGPNPFNKFTDQELDEYRREVELKQKGPEVQEQDCKAELSSKLESLSMVEAPDSLPVPSGTGTGSTSEQGPPPFSLPDEVHPDSPHKEFHCAVLRALSKEPPEAKQAEDQEQIAEPEEEAKDPKATSTPPSTPVRADEETLPEPTFKDDSDAATMKQTLPDLTPDDPSDAPALSVEESEADPTPAAAEPADDGEETIATGEETAAAEREGDESPSKSPSKKKKKFRTPSFLKKNKKKPES